The following proteins come from a genomic window of Geothrix edaphica:
- the lpxK gene encoding tetraacyldisaccharide 4'-kinase, with translation MSILRYLAAPLSPLYGMVVRARNRSFDAHPERIAHASVPVVSIGNLSAGGTGKTPLTLFLAEGLEAAGWRNAVLSRGYGGRREIDPMSVEADSDPRQTGDEPLLMARRLGPERVVVGRKRHAAALRALAQRPDLRCLLLDDGFQHRALHRDLDLLVLDGVRLWGNGRMLPLGNLREPMDSAQRAHALVVTRAARVKDRGMVEVWWARFGSGGPIFWVDFVLGALRRWDTGDRQPIPLPGLGPAFAWCGLGHPEAFYADLLVAGQAWTGSHSYPDHRGPTPAELVRLQVRAKMEDAAWLVCTEKDAVKLGRGHASVLELPLFIAEQRVAGGETLLAWLKSELA, from the coding sequence ATGTCCATTCTGCGCTATCTGGCCGCTCCCCTGTCCCCGTTGTACGGGATGGTGGTGCGCGCCCGGAACCGCAGCTTCGACGCCCACCCGGAGCGGATCGCCCACGCCTCCGTCCCGGTGGTGTCCATCGGCAACCTGAGTGCCGGAGGCACGGGCAAGACCCCCCTCACCCTGTTCCTGGCCGAAGGCCTCGAAGCGGCGGGCTGGCGCAACGCGGTCTTGTCCCGGGGCTACGGGGGACGGCGCGAGATTGATCCCATGAGCGTGGAAGCGGATTCCGATCCCCGGCAGACCGGCGATGAGCCCCTGCTCATGGCCCGGCGCCTGGGGCCGGAGCGGGTGGTGGTGGGGCGGAAGCGCCATGCCGCCGCCCTGCGGGCCCTGGCCCAGCGACCGGACCTGCGCTGCCTGCTGCTCGATGACGGCTTCCAGCACCGGGCCCTGCACCGGGATCTGGACCTGCTGGTGCTCGATGGCGTGCGGCTCTGGGGCAACGGCCGCATGCTGCCGCTGGGGAACCTGCGCGAGCCCATGGACAGCGCGCAGCGCGCCCACGCGCTGGTGGTCACGAGGGCCGCCCGCGTGAAGGATCGCGGGATGGTGGAGGTCTGGTGGGCCCGTTTCGGCAGCGGCGGCCCCATCTTCTGGGTGGACTTCGTCCTGGGGGCGCTGCGCCGCTGGGACACGGGCGACCGCCAGCCCATCCCCCTGCCCGGCCTGGGCCCGGCCTTCGCCTGGTGCGGCCTGGGCCACCCGGAGGCCTTCTATGCCGATCTGCTGGTGGCCGGCCAGGCCTGGACCGGATCCCACAGCTATCCGGACCACCGGGGCCCCACCCCCGCCGAGCTGGTCCGGCTCCAGGTCCGCGCCAAGATGGAGGACGCCGCCTGGCTGGTCTGCACGGAGAAGGACGCCGTGAAGCTGGGTCGCGGACATGCCAGCGTACTGGAGCTGCCCCTGTTCATCGCCGAGCAGCGGGTCGCCGGTGGGGAAACCTTGCTCGCCTGGCTGAAGTCCGAGCTCGCCTGA
- a CDS encoding sigma-54-dependent transcriptional regulator yields MDLLLVEDKDSFRRLLIQALEGSAWTVRAVADPQEALRALEAAPSQVLVTDLRLPGMSGLELIRRARQLHPTLRVVLMSAFGEPRDIVAAMRLGAEDFLPKPFDLEVFLALLDRLRALVGAPPPDPAEPWIAHSAPMQALDQALRRAAGTDLPVLFLGERGAGKGRCARRLHTLRHPGAPYLALAAATLGPEGPDPALLQRVQGGSLYLAGLEHLAPESVAPLIRAMDAAGPGFHWLAGLEAGASLAPELAQRLGALELRVPPLRERREDLLALAKALLERGARLEGRPVPWLERPAERQLLEHAWPGNVRELEALLGRTLGLSDGPAIRAFPDLELGCSELLSLPWPERGPLDAMVRAAARSAEAQLLRRALAQSDGDLPEAAERLGLTLRGLAQRLRDHGIPLEDRESPLPRKAP; encoded by the coding sequence ATGGACCTTCTGCTCGTCGAGGACAAGGACAGCTTCCGGCGCCTGCTGATCCAGGCCCTCGAGGGCTCGGCCTGGACCGTGCGGGCGGTGGCGGATCCGCAGGAGGCCCTGCGCGCCCTGGAAGCGGCGCCATCCCAGGTCCTGGTGACGGACCTGCGCCTGCCGGGCATGAGCGGCCTGGAGCTGATCCGCCGGGCCCGCCAGCTGCACCCCACGCTGCGGGTGGTGCTCATGTCCGCCTTCGGGGAGCCCCGGGACATCGTGGCGGCCATGCGCCTGGGGGCGGAGGATTTCCTGCCCAAGCCCTTCGACCTGGAGGTCTTCCTGGCCCTGTTGGACCGCCTGCGGGCCCTGGTGGGCGCGCCGCCGCCGGACCCCGCCGAGCCATGGATCGCCCACAGCGCCCCCATGCAGGCCCTGGACCAGGCCCTGCGGCGGGCGGCGGGCACGGACCTGCCGGTGCTCTTCCTCGGCGAGCGGGGGGCGGGCAAGGGCCGGTGCGCCCGGCGCCTCCATACCCTGCGCCATCCCGGCGCGCCCTACCTCGCGCTGGCCGCAGCCACCTTGGGACCCGAGGGACCGGACCCGGCCCTCCTCCAGCGGGTCCAGGGGGGAAGCCTGTACCTGGCGGGGCTGGAGCACCTGGCGCCGGAGTCCGTCGCGCCCCTGATCCGGGCCATGGATGCGGCCGGTCCGGGGTTCCACTGGCTGGCGGGACTGGAAGCGGGGGCATCGCTGGCTCCGGAGCTGGCCCAGCGCCTGGGCGCGCTCGAGCTGCGGGTGCCGCCCCTGCGCGAGCGCCGGGAGGATCTCCTGGCCCTGGCCAAGGCGCTGCTGGAACGGGGTGCCCGCCTGGAGGGCCGGCCGGTCCCCTGGCTGGAGCGGCCGGCGGAGCGCCAGCTGCTCGAACACGCCTGGCCGGGGAACGTGCGGGAGCTGGAGGCCCTGCTGGGCCGGACCCTGGGCCTCTCGGACGGGCCCGCCATCCGGGCCTTCCCGGACCTGGAACTGGGCTGCTCGGAGCTCCTGAGTCTGCCCTGGCCCGAGCGGGGGCCTCTGGACGCCATGGTGCGGGCCGCTGCGCGATCAGCCGAGGCCCAGCTGCTGCGGCGGGCCCTCGCCCAGTCTGACGGCGACCTTCCGGAGGCGGCGGAACGCCTCGGCCTCACCCTGCGCGGCCTGGCTCAGCGCTTGCGGGACCATGGCATCCCTCTGGAAGATAGAGAAAGCCCTCTCCCCCGGAAGGCCCCATGA
- a CDS encoding branched-chain amino acid ABC transporter permease — translation MNPSIIGQMAVSGALMGLVYALIAYGFQLTYATSKSINFGQGELVMVSAFFSLTLTNLGLPYWLMVPGGLLFGALLGLIVERAGVRLALEQKSEGWILLSIIIGLFFFSAAENIWGRDDRPFPTPISADPIHILGVDITRLELSVAVGVLAIMGLVELFKRRTLLGKAFEAVSADRDAAELMGISATRTVMLSYALSGAVAALAGILVSPITTVGPTMASALILKAFSVAVVAGLDSGFGVVLIGMALGALESLASFYLGSGWREAPGLTLLILALAVRPTGVFGKAVIRKV, via the coding sequence ATGAACCCTTCGATCATCGGACAGATGGCCGTCAGCGGCGCCCTCATGGGGCTCGTGTACGCCCTCATCGCCTACGGCTTCCAGCTCACCTACGCCACGAGCAAGAGCATCAACTTCGGCCAGGGCGAGCTGGTGATGGTGTCCGCCTTCTTCAGCCTCACCCTCACCAACCTGGGCCTGCCCTACTGGCTGATGGTGCCGGGGGGCCTGCTCTTCGGCGCCCTGCTCGGCCTGATCGTCGAGCGGGCAGGCGTCCGGCTCGCGCTGGAACAGAAAAGTGAAGGCTGGATCCTGCTCAGCATCATCATCGGGCTCTTCTTCTTCTCTGCCGCCGAGAACATCTGGGGGCGCGATGACCGTCCCTTTCCCACTCCGATCTCCGCCGATCCCATCCACATCCTGGGCGTGGATATCACCCGCCTTGAGCTGTCGGTGGCCGTGGGCGTGCTCGCCATCATGGGCCTGGTCGAACTGTTCAAGCGCCGCACCCTGCTGGGCAAGGCCTTCGAGGCCGTGTCCGCCGACCGGGATGCGGCCGAGCTCATGGGCATCTCGGCCACGCGCACGGTGATGCTCTCCTACGCGCTGTCGGGTGCCGTCGCGGCCCTGGCCGGCATCCTCGTCTCACCCATCACCACCGTCGGCCCCACCATGGCCTCGGCCCTCATCCTCAAGGCCTTCTCCGTAGCCGTGGTGGCGGGGCTGGATTCGGGCTTCGGGGTGGTGCTCATCGGCATGGCCCTCGGCGCGCTGGAGAGCCTGGCGAGCTTCTACCTGGGCAGCGGCTGGCGCGAGGCGCCCGGCCTCACCCTCCTGATCCTCGCCCTGGCCGTGCGCCCCACCGGTGTCTTCGGCAAAGCCGTCATCCGGAAGGTGTGA
- a CDS encoding helix-turn-helix domain-containing protein → MREGETVGQILRDARVAKGLSREILAVELKLPVRHIEAIEADDWAALPPGRPRPLARQLAARLGVDLDFHTGAFQTVPGVRELAPPDPRQERLERIVMGLLTAASVLVAAWLVVPGPSLGRKVAASYLTSLPKAALPPPPAPSTSPYPVLGELLPEAPLNDQGVLISLRALDTCEVRLEPSPESGAPAQARTLRVSEPWRLRVKGPFALSLDNAGVVNVEVAGVRIAHGQNVGEAWSGHFDAEGRWLRPPAPPAPTPAEPQPPDDEEDGTAP, encoded by the coding sequence ATGAGAGAGGGCGAGACCGTAGGCCAGATCCTGCGGGACGCGCGCGTGGCGAAGGGGCTCTCCCGCGAGATCCTCGCGGTGGAGCTGAAGCTGCCAGTGCGCCACATCGAGGCCATCGAGGCTGATGACTGGGCGGCCCTCCCGCCGGGCCGGCCCCGGCCCCTGGCCCGGCAGCTGGCCGCGCGCCTGGGGGTGGATCTGGACTTCCACACGGGCGCCTTCCAGACCGTGCCCGGCGTGCGGGAGCTGGCGCCTCCCGATCCCAGGCAGGAGCGGCTCGAGCGCATCGTCATGGGCCTCCTCACCGCCGCCTCGGTGCTGGTGGCCGCCTGGCTGGTGGTGCCTGGCCCCAGCCTCGGCCGGAAGGTGGCCGCCAGCTACCTGACCAGCCTCCCCAAGGCCGCCCTGCCGCCGCCGCCGGCGCCCTCCACCTCGCCCTATCCCGTGCTGGGGGAGCTGCTGCCGGAGGCCCCCCTCAACGACCAGGGCGTGCTGATCAGCCTGCGGGCTCTGGACACCTGCGAGGTTCGCCTGGAGCCCTCCCCGGAATCGGGGGCGCCGGCCCAGGCCCGCACCCTGCGTGTGTCGGAGCCTTGGCGGCTCCGCGTGAAGGGGCCGTTCGCCCTCAGCCTGGACAACGCAGGCGTGGTGAACGTGGAGGTGGCCGGCGTGCGGATCGCCCACGGCCAGAACGTGGGCGAGGCCTGGTCCGGCCACTTCGATGCCGAGGGTCGCTGGCTCCGGCCACCGGCGCCGCCGGCCCCCACGCCCGCCGAGCCCCAGCCCCCCGATGACGAAGAGGACGGAACCGCGCCATGA
- a CDS encoding ABC transporter substrate-binding protein, producing the protein MLRQAFYGSLLLAALGLHAGDSVKLAITGPFTGGSAPMGASMRDGAKLAIAEINAAGGIQVGGKKLKIDIIERDDEAKNERGALIAQELAAMNDLSGVIGTVNTGVCMAGDKHFQEKGVTKIICPAAGSASMTQWSKAGVKDLSIFRFAAHDGIQAAMVVEEAINRKFTKVAVVFDSTNYGVSGRDDMLNQIKLQGNKLQVVAQEKFNIGDKDMTAQLLRAKAAGAQAVLIWAIGPELAAVSNGMAKIGMKAPLIGGWTLSMSNYIDNAGKNGNGTLMPQTFIEDPITPKAKAFIDGYHKTYKVDRIPSAVAAAQGYDAVYIFAAAVKQAGTTDTHKIKEALEDLKEPVKGVIATWNHPYTKWNPADVTTHEAFRREQTVMGMVQDGRVVFGNAADKARLIKEAAAKPAAKPAKGKTK; encoded by the coding sequence ATGCTCAGGCAGGCCTTCTACGGTTCTCTCTTGCTGGCGGCCCTCGGCCTTCACGCCGGGGATTCGGTCAAGCTCGCCATCACGGGTCCCTTCACCGGCGGTTCCGCCCCCATGGGCGCCTCCATGCGGGACGGCGCCAAGCTGGCCATCGCGGAGATCAACGCCGCGGGCGGCATCCAGGTGGGCGGCAAGAAGCTGAAGATCGACATCATCGAGCGGGACGATGAGGCCAAGAACGAGCGCGGGGCCCTCATCGCCCAGGAGCTGGCCGCCATGAACGACCTGTCCGGCGTCATCGGCACCGTGAACACAGGCGTCTGCATGGCGGGCGACAAGCACTTCCAGGAGAAGGGCGTCACCAAGATCATCTGCCCCGCCGCGGGTTCCGCCTCCATGACCCAGTGGAGCAAGGCCGGCGTGAAGGACCTCTCCATCTTCCGGTTCGCGGCCCACGATGGCATCCAGGCCGCCATGGTGGTCGAGGAGGCCATCAACCGCAAGTTCACCAAGGTGGCGGTGGTCTTCGACTCCACCAACTACGGCGTGTCCGGCCGGGACGACATGCTGAACCAGATCAAGCTGCAGGGGAACAAGCTCCAGGTGGTGGCCCAGGAGAAGTTCAACATCGGCGACAAGGACATGACCGCCCAGCTGCTCCGCGCCAAGGCCGCCGGCGCCCAGGCCGTCCTGATCTGGGCCATCGGCCCCGAGCTGGCCGCCGTGTCCAACGGCATGGCCAAGATCGGCATGAAGGCGCCCCTCATCGGCGGCTGGACGCTCTCCATGTCCAACTACATCGACAATGCCGGCAAGAACGGCAACGGCACCCTCATGCCCCAGACCTTCATCGAGGACCCCATCACCCCCAAGGCCAAGGCCTTCATCGACGGCTACCACAAGACCTACAAGGTGGACCGCATCCCCTCCGCGGTGGCCGCCGCCCAGGGCTACGACGCGGTCTACATCTTCGCCGCCGCCGTGAAGCAGGCCGGCACCACGGACACCCACAAGATCAAGGAGGCCCTGGAGGACCTCAAGGAGCCCGTGAAGGGCGTCATCGCCACCTGGAACCACCCCTACACCAAGTGGAATCCCGCGGACGTGACCACCCACGAGGCCTTCCGTCGCGAGCAGACTGTCATGGGCATGGTGCAGGACGGCCGCGTGGTCTTCGGCAATGCCGCCGACAAGGCCCGCCTGATCAAGGAGGCCGCCGCCAAGCCCGCCGCGAAGCCGGCCAAGGGCAAAACCAAGTAG
- a CDS encoding cyclic nucleotide-binding domain-containing protein: protein MAEPSFIDQSKLRFREGEIIFRKGEMAQQMYIILAGRVRLYVSEEPKGEWAEELSKGDFFGEGSLLEALPRQHTALALEDSDLIAINRGTFMRMIRQNPEVSVKMMQRLAQRHRELGERVEELDASRPAKAAGTPVANLVSVLSGKPHPILAHGSLIGRFDPTTGVHPDIDLTEEDHNLSVSRRHARILCEHGRYFLLEEPGVANGTFVRGERIQPGEPRELKHGDRVGFGMVVLFFEKN from the coding sequence ATGGCTGAACCCAGCTTCATCGACCAAAGCAAGCTGCGCTTCCGCGAAGGCGAGATCATCTTCCGCAAAGGGGAGATGGCCCAGCAGATGTACATCATCCTCGCGGGCCGGGTGCGGCTGTATGTCTCAGAGGAGCCCAAGGGGGAATGGGCGGAGGAACTGTCCAAGGGGGATTTCTTCGGGGAAGGCAGCCTCCTGGAGGCCCTGCCGCGCCAGCACACGGCCCTGGCCCTGGAGGACTCGGACCTCATCGCCATCAACCGCGGCACCTTCATGCGCATGATCCGGCAGAACCCGGAAGTGTCCGTGAAGATGATGCAGCGCCTGGCGCAGCGGCACCGGGAGCTGGGCGAGCGGGTGGAGGAGCTGGATGCCAGCCGGCCCGCCAAGGCCGCGGGAACGCCGGTGGCGAACCTCGTGTCCGTGCTCAGCGGCAAGCCCCACCCCATCCTGGCCCACGGGTCCCTCATCGGCCGCTTCGACCCCACCACGGGCGTGCATCCCGACATCGACCTCACCGAGGAGGACCACAACCTGAGCGTGTCCCGGCGCCACGCCCGCATCCTCTGCGAGCATGGCCGGTACTTCCTGCTGGAGGAGCCCGGCGTCGCCAACGGCACCTTCGTGCGGGGCGAGCGCATCCAGCCTGGCGAGCCCCGGGAGCTGAAGCACGGCGACCGGGTCGGCTTCGGCATGGTGGTGCTGTTCTTCGAAAAGAACTAA
- a CDS encoding ABC transporter ATP-binding protein, translating into MLVVDDLHAGYGASEVLVGTSLTVKPGAVVALIGANGAGKTTTMRAISGLLRPSHGRVVLDGREVQGLDASRIARLGLAHSPEGRKVFGPLSVEDNLLLGAYGRLPKFLGYKAGARADLDRIYELFPRLKDRARQSAGTLSGGEQQMLAIGRALMARPKVMLLDEPSMGLAPVIVQEVFRTIRRLKEEGITLLLVEQFAKSALEVADYAYVMERGHIAVEGTPEELGRNERVLAAYLG; encoded by the coding sequence ATGCTCGTGGTGGATGATCTTCATGCGGGATACGGCGCCAGCGAGGTGCTGGTCGGCACGTCGCTGACCGTGAAGCCCGGCGCCGTGGTGGCGCTCATCGGGGCCAACGGCGCCGGCAAGACCACCACCATGCGCGCCATCTCCGGCCTGCTCCGGCCCTCCCATGGCCGCGTGGTGCTGGATGGCAGGGAGGTGCAGGGCCTCGACGCCTCGCGCATCGCCCGGCTGGGCCTCGCCCACTCCCCCGAGGGCCGCAAGGTCTTCGGCCCCCTGTCAGTGGAGGACAACCTGCTGCTGGGCGCCTACGGCCGCCTGCCGAAGTTCCTCGGGTACAAGGCCGGGGCCCGGGCGGACCTGGACCGCATCTATGAGCTGTTCCCCCGCCTCAAGGATCGCGCGCGCCAGTCAGCCGGCACCCTCTCCGGCGGCGAGCAGCAGATGCTCGCCATCGGCCGCGCCCTCATGGCCCGGCCCAAGGTGATGCTGCTGGACGAGCCCTCCATGGGCCTGGCGCCGGTCATCGTGCAGGAGGTCTTCCGCACCATCCGCCGTCTCAAGGAGGAGGGCATCACCCTGCTCCTGGTCGAGCAGTTCGCCAAGAGCGCCCTGGAAGTGGCCGACTACGCCTACGTCATGGAGCGCGGCCACATCGCCGTCGAAGGCACCCCGGAGGAACTGGGCCGGAACGAGCGGGTCCTCGCCGCCTACCTCGGCTGA
- a CDS encoding GAF domain-containing protein — MSEGILLEPVARGTLLSEPARVARLESALPQVLAALEGETDEVAIQATLACLLWETLPQVNWCGFYRRIGERLLAVGPYQGGMGCLRIPFERGVCGACARTETTQLVPDVQAFPGHIACDDATRSELVIPITVGGRLRAVLDLDSPHPSGFSAAEARILEALMARAFSGEVHPSPGIG, encoded by the coding sequence ATGAGCGAGGGGATCCTGCTGGAACCGGTGGCGCGGGGCACCCTGCTGTCAGAACCCGCGCGGGTGGCGCGCCTCGAATCCGCGCTTCCGCAGGTGCTCGCGGCGCTTGAAGGCGAGACCGACGAGGTGGCCATCCAGGCGACCCTGGCCTGCCTCCTGTGGGAGACGCTACCCCAGGTCAACTGGTGCGGCTTCTACCGGCGCATCGGCGAGCGTCTGCTGGCGGTGGGCCCCTATCAGGGCGGCATGGGTTGCCTGCGCATCCCCTTCGAGCGGGGGGTCTGCGGAGCCTGCGCCCGCACGGAAACCACCCAGCTGGTGCCTGATGTCCAGGCCTTTCCCGGCCACATCGCCTGCGATGACGCCACCCGCTCCGAGCTCGTGATTCCCATCACGGTTGGCGGCCGCCTCCGCGCCGTGCTGGACCTGGATTCCCCGCATCCGAGCGGGTTCTCGGCCGCCGAGGCCCGGATCCTGGAAGCTCTGATGGCGCGCGCGTTCTCTGGAGAGGTTCACCCATCGCCTGGCATCGGTTAA
- a CDS encoding AAA family ATPase encodes MIQDPAQAPPVLAPPVRSPEAVRPAARAGLAALQAVVVGKDAQVRRAFAALLAGGHVLLEDLPGVGKTTLAKGLSRILGGSFQRVQGTNDLLPSDLLGVHLWDAKEQAFRFQPGPVFCQVLLLDELNRIGPKTQSAMLEAMVEGQVTLDRSTHKLPDPFFVIATQNPLDHAGTFPLPESQLDRFSCSLHLGYPDREAERRILKGEAGSERLDGLRPALDLDGWQLARAAVRAVRVSEAVMDYAERMVDRIRTGGGFCSTRAVKHWLGLAQAEAWLEGRDFITPDDLQATLADTMAHRGSLDDRRLSRTDRREHLARLVKELPVGWAG; translated from the coding sequence ATGATCCAGGACCCAGCCCAGGCCCCTCCCGTCCTCGCCCCGCCGGTGCGGTCGCCGGAGGCTGTCCGTCCCGCAGCCCGGGCGGGCCTCGCGGCGCTCCAGGCCGTGGTGGTGGGGAAGGATGCCCAGGTGCGGCGCGCCTTCGCGGCGCTGCTGGCGGGGGGGCACGTGCTGCTGGAGGATCTGCCCGGGGTGGGCAAGACCACCCTGGCCAAGGGGCTCTCCCGCATCCTCGGCGGCAGCTTCCAGCGGGTGCAGGGCACCAACGACCTGCTGCCCTCGGACCTGCTGGGCGTGCACCTCTGGGACGCCAAGGAACAGGCCTTCCGATTCCAGCCCGGCCCTGTGTTCTGCCAGGTGCTGCTGCTGGACGAGCTGAACCGCATCGGCCCCAAGACCCAGAGCGCCATGCTCGAGGCAATGGTCGAAGGACAGGTGACTCTGGACCGCAGCACCCACAAGCTCCCGGATCCGTTCTTCGTCATCGCCACCCAGAATCCCCTGGACCACGCGGGCACCTTCCCCCTGCCGGAGAGTCAGCTGGACCGGTTCTCCTGCTCCCTGCACCTGGGCTACCCGGACCGCGAGGCGGAGCGGCGGATCCTCAAGGGCGAGGCGGGTTCCGAGCGGCTGGACGGGCTGCGTCCCGCCCTGGATCTGGATGGCTGGCAACTGGCCCGCGCCGCGGTGCGGGCCGTCCGCGTGTCCGAGGCGGTGATGGATTACGCCGAGCGGATGGTGGACCGCATCCGCACTGGTGGCGGTTTCTGTTCCACCCGGGCCGTGAAGCACTGGCTCGGGCTGGCCCAGGCGGAGGCCTGGCTGGAGGGCCGCGACTTCATCACGCCCGATGACCTGCAGGCCACCCTGGCGGACACCATGGCCCATCGCGGCAGCCTGGACGACCGGCGCCTCAGCCGGACTGATCGCCGGGAGCACCTGGCCCGCCTGGTCAAGGAACTGCCCGTGGGATGGGCGGGATGA
- a CDS encoding ABC transporter permease subunit has protein sequence MRRILLLRGAELAVFAFLATVPLLVVNPYALGLLTLLAIYGILLIGLDVTVGYLGQVNLGHVAFLGLGAYAAGLAVTRFGLGLVPALAVAIIVGLLLGALLALPALRLEGPQFALATLSFAALSTTALNELETLTGGAQGLSLVRPPLFGHALTPSLFYWLCMVLLALVWMVMRNLLSSQWGRAFEALRDSPIATDAMGVGTYYHKVAAFSLGSGLGGLAGGLYAFNFQYLQPQSFVYELMIILLLGVVLGGRKSLWGAFVGATVVVLLPNLLSNRMLFHVFSGAGFAVALAAGLRGLVKKTTRPFQAFAPVVAMGLLAVGGFFVENTEDWRKGIFALMLFSVVVGLPEGLMGFLAIFLAKLFRVPPAPLPAPSDLDAVLPLRGQGDGPLLVLSDLHRHFGGVKAVDGLSMQVRAGTIHGLIGPNGSGKSTVVNVISGLYTATSGGMSLRGSELPQGSLNRVARAGVARTFQNLQLFSELTALENVMVALKGVYRMPLPLVLLGFARAEERHAQADALALLELIGLKDQARAKAKDLTYGAQRFLEIARALARKPDLLILDEPAAGLAHPDVIQQIEIIRRVHARGVTIILIEHHMDVVSELCDQVTVLDGGKVIAEGAPDEVKRHPKVIEAYLGQASGSGPSGAEPLPA, from the coding sequence ATGCGCCGCATCCTTCTCCTTCGCGGCGCCGAACTCGCGGTCTTCGCCTTCCTCGCCACCGTCCCGCTGCTGGTGGTGAATCCCTACGCTCTGGGCCTCCTCACCCTCCTGGCCATCTACGGGATCCTCCTCATCGGATTGGATGTCACCGTGGGTTACCTCGGCCAGGTGAACCTCGGCCATGTGGCCTTTCTGGGGCTGGGCGCCTACGCCGCCGGCCTCGCCGTCACCCGGTTCGGCCTTGGCCTGGTTCCCGCGCTGGCCGTGGCCATCATCGTAGGTCTGCTCCTGGGAGCGCTGCTCGCTCTGCCCGCCCTGCGCCTCGAAGGGCCGCAATTCGCCCTGGCGACGTTGAGCTTTGCGGCCCTCAGCACCACGGCCCTCAATGAGCTGGAGACCCTCACCGGCGGCGCCCAGGGCCTCAGTCTCGTGCGCCCGCCACTGTTCGGACATGCCCTCACGCCCTCGCTCTTCTACTGGCTGTGCATGGTCCTGCTGGCCCTGGTCTGGATGGTGATGCGGAACCTGCTGTCCTCCCAGTGGGGCCGGGCCTTCGAGGCCCTGCGGGACAGCCCCATCGCCACGGACGCCATGGGTGTGGGCACCTACTACCACAAGGTCGCCGCCTTCTCCCTGGGCTCGGGCCTCGGGGGGCTCGCCGGCGGGCTCTACGCCTTCAACTTCCAGTACCTCCAGCCCCAGAGCTTCGTCTACGAGCTGATGATCATCCTCCTGCTGGGCGTGGTGCTGGGCGGCCGCAAGAGCCTGTGGGGCGCCTTTGTGGGCGCCACGGTGGTGGTCCTGCTTCCCAACCTGCTGTCCAACCGGATGCTCTTCCATGTCTTCAGCGGCGCCGGATTCGCCGTGGCCCTGGCCGCGGGCCTGCGGGGCCTGGTGAAGAAGACCACGCGGCCCTTCCAGGCCTTCGCCCCCGTGGTGGCCATGGGCCTCCTCGCCGTCGGCGGCTTCTTCGTGGAGAACACCGAGGACTGGCGCAAGGGCATCTTCGCCCTGATGCTCTTCTCCGTGGTGGTAGGCCTGCCCGAGGGCCTCATGGGCTTCCTGGCCATCTTCCTGGCCAAGCTGTTCCGGGTGCCCCCCGCGCCCCTACCTGCGCCTTCGGACCTGGACGCGGTGCTGCCCCTGCGGGGCCAGGGCGACGGCCCCCTGCTCGTCCTGAGCGACCTCCACCGCCATTTCGGCGGCGTGAAGGCCGTGGATGGGCTGTCCATGCAGGTGCGCGCCGGCACCATCCACGGCCTCATCGGGCCGAACGGCTCGGGCAAGAGCACCGTGGTGAACGTGATCTCCGGCCTCTACACGGCGACTTCGGGCGGAATGTCCCTCCGCGGGTCGGAGCTGCCCCAGGGCAGCCTCAACCGGGTGGCCCGGGCCGGCGTGGCCCGCACCTTCCAGAACCTCCAGCTCTTCAGCGAGCTCACGGCCCTCGAGAACGTGATGGTCGCGCTCAAGGGCGTCTACAGGATGCCCCTCCCCCTGGTGCTGCTGGGCTTCGCCCGGGCCGAGGAGCGGCACGCCCAGGCCGACGCCCTCGCCCTGCTGGAACTCATCGGCCTGAAGGACCAGGCGCGGGCCAAGGCCAAGGACCTCACCTATGGCGCCCAGCGCTTCCTGGAGATCGCCCGGGCCCTGGCCCGCAAGCCCGACCTGCTGATCCTGGACGAACCCGCCGCGGGGCTCGCCCACCCGGATGTCATTCAGCAGATCGAAATCATCAGGCGGGTCCACGCCCGGGGCGTCACCATCATCCTCATCGAGCACCACATGGATGTCGTGAGTGAGCTCTGCGACCAGGTGACGGTGCTGGACGGCGGCAAGGTCATCGCCGAGGGCGCACCGGACGAAGTGAAGCGGCATCCCAAGGTGATCGAGGCCTACCTGGGCCAGGCCAGCGGCTCCGGGCCTTCCGGCGCCGAGCCCCTGCCCGCGTGA